GCACTCAAagttgatttttgtttttggaAGAAATTGCATTACTTGAAGCAACACATCTTTCCTTGGATTTATCAAGATCCCAGCACCTGTCTCTCTGGAGCTGTTTGGTCACATACTGATCTGAGGCAagcatttttgggttttaagaaCCCTGGGAGCTCTCTAGAAACTGCAGAATACAGGGAGAGGCACAGCTAAGCTTGGGCCATTTAGGGCCTGAAGCAGAGCTCTTTTCCAAGGGAAGCTCCCATTACCTTGTCAAAGAACAGAGCACAGCTGAATCCTCTtttgcagcacagccagaggaGTGACACAGCAAATCTAGAGTTCATTAGCTGCCCAGTTGATGGAGGAGCTCCTACACATACCATGTCCCAGGAAAGCCTGGGAGGGGCAGATGATTAAAAAGTGGTGTTACTTAGCATCGTTATCAGAAATAGGAACATTGTTTTTCAGCatatgtaaatattaaaaaacaacatTAGAGAAGAGccacatttttaattatttcaaaagaaaacaacaaaatgtaATAATCTTCATTCCATAAATAATATTAGCAGCAAACCCTCCCATCATTCTAGGTGGTAAAAGGTTTACAGCACAAGAAGTAACATATACTGTAAACACTGCCTGATCGTCTCTGAGCCCCTTCCTTACGGAGTCCATACAGTCTTTCTCTCTTCACCTGCTTCCATGGGCTGTGAACTTGAGGGAGAAGAGGGGATAACTGTTCTCCAAAAACCAATGTTTGAGTTTCTGTAGTGGGATACTTACTTTGAGTGGAAGTGCTGATTTcactggccttttttttttttaaaccaaaaggTTTTGTTTTAAGAAGGAAACCTGAGCATTGAGAAGTCTTTGCTTTGTGCCAAACCACATCCTTCAGTTAAAAAGTTCCACCAccattttttccttgtttctcttCATGTCCCAGCTTGGGCAGTTAAGGACAGTTGGCTTACAGGTCACTGCAACCCCTCAGCTACATTTCTGGTTCGTGGCTCTTTGCTCGAAGGCCTATGCAAGCTGTATCACGTGTCCTGGCACTGGATGGATCAATCTGAGTGATTTGGAGAAGTATGCACAGCGTGTGTGAAAGAAATCTTGCCTCACATTTCCTTCTTAGCAACTCTTCACTTGTACGTGCATGATCCAGACTTAGTGTTCTGGCTACAGATTATATTAAGTGGTGGTAGTGTGGAGacaaaaacagaaggaaaactcCTCACCTGACATACACTGGTGACTGGGGAAACAAGGaagagggttttttccttccctacTTATAATATCCAAGAAAGTTTCCCTCTCTTCTTCATTTGTGTCCAGAGAGAACATCACCTGTTGAATAAACTCCATTGTTAATCCTACAGTCTTCAGTCCTCATAGAGTCTATTAATTCCTCCTCTGAatcatcctcctcttcctcctctgggGCTGACAGACTGGATGTGGGGcctttacatatttttaagtgTCGAGTGAGGTGATATTTGGTTAGATAAGCCTTGGAGCATTTTTCACAGACATAGTCCCTCTTTCCTTCATGTGAATTGAGATGCTTCTTCAGGTGATTTGTCCTCAGAAACAGCTTGTCACACTTGGGGCACTTGATCTGCCGTTCTCTGCAAGACACAAAAAAGTGAGTTTGCTCCTGCCACAAGGCAGCTGGTATTAAAATGCTGATTAAGGTCCATATTCTAGCAAGGACAGAGATAACGCCCTTGATGTAAAGGTAGCTTCCTTCCCAACCCTGCATAAAGGTGGGTGGGGAGAAGGCAGGGAAGAATAAGTAAGGAAACAACACTGCTGCATGTTACCAACCCTCAGTCTGTAAATGCTAAGCAGAGGAGCTTACCAGACTGCAACACATTCTGTAATGACACTGCAAAATATATCCCAGCAGAAGTGCTCCTGGCTCATGCTGTAGGAACAAGCAGCAAAGCGAGTCTGTGTTTCTGTCTGCCTCTCTCACTCATCTGGCTGCACTACACTGGCTCCTAGGCAGCATGACAGAAGCAGCAATGGATTCCAAGTGAGTACAAAAACCAGatgctgaaaatgaaataagCAAAGAGACTAGCTTTGGGCAAGCAGCTTTTAAGGAGGACTTTGGATTGGGAGTAAATATATAGGATGGAGAGATTCTCAGAGCATAAGACCTGGCCTGGCAGACGGCTGTGGGTAGGAATCTGCCtacaggaggagcaggagagcaAGAGTTTGAGTGAGACCTGCGGGAAGGTAAagggctgggaacagctgcacCACACCCCTACAGCAAACAGGCAGAGTTCACTAACAAGGTACTCAGCGACAATAGCACTGAtaagtttgtattttttggtcTCATTGGGACGTGGAAACAGTTCTCagcaaataatgaaatataaatcAAACAACCCCCTTTTCAAAACGATGAACACTCTGGACTGCCATTTCACAACACAAGGAGCATGCTCGGAATTTACTGTGTCACAGAAATATTGCAGACACTAGAACTCTATAACTGCAGCCAGTAAAACAAGGACTTGGTCTAGAGTGACTTCTCTGTCATTTCAGAGGATGAACCCGCCTATGCTCCCTAGGCCAAACTATTTGCAAACTGGACAGTCTGTCTCGGGCTGTTCATCTTCATTATTTCTTGCACTGGCCAGTccaacagctcctgtgaagtCACTTACTGTGTGTGAGTGAGGACGTGCTGCTTGAGGTCCTGCCTGCGCATGAAGAGCTTCTCACAGTAATCGCACTTGAGGTTCTTCTCCCCGGTGTGAATGACCATGTGCGACTCCAGGTGAGCCTTCTGCGTGAACGATTTGTCACAGAGGGTGCAGCGATAGTTCTTCTGACCTAGGAGTACACAGGGACACCCGCAGATTGGCACTCAGTGTCCCAAGAAATGCAGTAAGCAAACAAGCCTGACCATTGCTGAAAAACTAAATTTTACTGTGATGAAAGGCAGATTTTTTATGAACAGGACTTGTTTTCTCCTGCAGTTCCTTCAGACTCAGCATAAAGGCCTACTTGGTTCCAATCTATATTTAGCTATGCAAAAAACAAGGCAGCTGACTTCATCATTCCCCAGCTTTTCATCCCGTACTCAATGCCCCCAATGTCATGGTACTGTTTCAAACCACTGATGCCCTAGTGTAATGCACCTTTCTGTACTTCATCCTTCTAAACACTGCTGCTTGTTTCTCCAGTGCTTGTGGTCAGCCAGCCTTTCTTGTGAGGCAGGGTTTGTGCGTCTTGTCCACACCAGCTGTGCCTCCCTGTTCTGGATTCCAAAAtatctccagcagctctgcgCATTTTTCCACCAAGAGATTCAGGCAAACACTTAAAAAGACTAGTCTTATCCAAAACGAATTCTTCAGTAAAAACAATGGTAGCTTCCTTTGTAACAGTAACCATGGTAACCATCTAGTTACTGTACATTAGTACATCCCTATCCTCACTGATTTCCCACAGGAATTGTATCTGATGCTTTACTGGAGCCCAACCACATTTGATGCACTGCATTGCCTTTGTCTGCAAAAACAAGTTCTCTTATCTAACAAACACACAGGTACGAATTTCACTGGCCCTTTGATAACTTCTAtgttttatcccatttttcaaTTTATCAGTACTTCTGTTATTCTTTGCCAGAAATCATTTAAAACCCCAGCATGTTACTGAGTTCAGACTAAGTTTGAATACCACTTGAATCCCACCCCACTGAGTATTCTGTGGTTGTGTATACCACATTAATATTTCATCAGTCCATTAAAACGCCTGGCTATTGAGCCTACAGCTTCCTATGCTTGACTTGAGAGCACTTCACTcccagttttatttcttttccagctttGTAATTAGAATTTTGTGATTTCCCAATAAGGaatagtgggaaaaaaaaaaaaaaaagaggaaaaaatacccACACTGTCTGCTGCTGGCCTGTAACTTGACCTTCACCCTCTCCCCTGTCCTCACACAGGCATctgtacaaagctctcaagCTCTCACCTGTGTGGATCTTGAGGTGTGTCCGTAAGTTGCTTGGATCGCTGAAAGCTTTGCTACAGAAATCGCACTTGTGCGGTTTCATGCCCATGTGCCCCATGAAGTGCACATGCAGCTTGGAAGGGGAGATGAaagcctgggggcacatggagCACTTCCACTTCCTTTCCTTGCCATGGCCTGGCCCGTGGTTGCTGCTGTGCCCCTGGCTGGGGAGGTGGTTGTGAATATGGCTGCTCAAATGGGCCTTGAAGTCCGCATAGGAAGCGCATTCCTTCCCGCAGTGGCAGATGTGCACGTCTGGATGCTCAGGGACACCTTTGGGCACACAAAAACATCACTTGTAACGAGGCACAGTAAAGCCTAACAGAGATTGAACAAGGACCACTTTAACATTTAGTCTGTGGTAGCAAAGCCAGGTGCAAAGATTTTCACATTTGTTCTTTTCAGCTCCCGTGTTGCTTTCCAGCTCTTTCAGGTCATTGAAAATGTTTTGAGGGGCCAAACTTTGGAACAGTTTTGAGCACAGCTCACCCATATCTAAATTATCACAATCCAAGCTGGGGGGGGATAGGAACATTGTCAGCTCCAAAACTCCCTTAGCCCTGGATGAACAGAACATGATTTTTCTTCCAAACAAAATCTTCAAAATCTTTTACCCCGATCAGTGGAATTAAGTAGggaaatgtttcttttaaatgatGGTACTCTGTAGTAATGCAATGTTAAAGGAAACTATGACATGCACCAATGGGAACTGAGAAGGAACATAATGCAGTCCCAAGTCACAGAGCCCAGAGATGGCGCTGAAAGGGAATTCAAGCTGGGTACTCCCTGCAAAGCCAACAAAAAAGAGCTCTTACTTACCAAGCTGTCGTGCATAGTCCCGACTGTAATAGAAGAGAAGCTCGTGTTCAGGGGGGATGTCCCGAGAGGTGCAGAAGTAAATTTTTCCATCATGAGGGTAAGCTACCAGGTTCTGCTCTTCCCGGTTCCTACAGCAATAACaacagttaagaaaaaaaagccgaggagaggagaggagaagggaaaagaaaaataacagaaatggaaaagaatagaagagaaaaatggaaaagaaaaaagggaaaaggaaagattCCTATAAAAAGGTAATAGGAACATCAGTGCTTGTCAGCATATTATAAAAACTTGCATGTCTGTCATTTCTGTCCTTCTTtattaaaggaaagaaaactagACCTTGAGAGCCAATCTCCTCCACCAAATGATGCGTTTCTCACAACACTTCTGAGAAAATTATTAATAGACATTCGAGTAGGCTGAGAGAAATGAGTTCATGATCTCCTAAGAAACTACAAAAATCTATGTACTTTTCATACACATAGATTCTTCCTACACGTAGATTCATTACATAGCTATATCCCTTAAGAAATAGAGAATACACGATGGAAAAAATATCAGTAATGTCTTAAATTAATGTCttaaattatctttaaaaagtCTTCTTGAGGACCAGTTTCAAGATGTGGTCATTCATCTTTTGAAGCAATATCTTGAATATATTTGTTCCCAGTATCTGAAACCAGCAAAAGGTCTGCCCCACTGCAGTGGGAGATTAAACATTACATTTCTTGACTCCTGCATATGAGAACAATGAAATGAACTGCAGGAGAAACCTACTTTGTGtcacagaaaaataagaaaggtTCGGCCTTCTCAGTGGACCATGGATGGAGCAATACTTAGGCCAGCCGGGATAGTTTTCATCGTAGACTGAAAGGGACAGGTCTCACAAGCAGCAGGGGCTTGAACTAGGCCAAAAGAACTCGGGGACACTTTGTAATAAAGTATTAAAATCAAAAGGACAATCAAGGTCAACTTCAGTTGAATGAAGGTCAACCTTCATTCTCCAGTACAGCTTTCTATGAGCCTGCATCTCAGACTCAAAGCTCCTTAGCACAGTACAGGTGTCTCTCACCTGGCTTTGCGTACGAACATCATCCAATTACATTCATTCTCATCAGTTGTAATGATGCAGAACTCCAGGACACCGTTGTGATAGATCTACCAGGAAAGACAAATGCATCCTTAGGACAAAACACAGCAATAAATGTAGTGAAAGCCAGCCTCTTTCTTTAAGAGAGGATGTGTTTACCTAGAACAAGCCAGGAAGTCTCCATTGCCACTGTGAACACCACAACCCTGTTTTCACTCCTTACTTTCCTCTTCACACAGGCACCTAGACCTCTGCTACCCAGGAGAACAGAAAATCTGTTTATCAGCATCTTTCTCACCTTTACCTTTCAGCAGAAATGCATTTGGCTGCATTTCTTACAAACCAAGTCTTGTGAATAACAAAATCTGGGCAAACAGTACATGCTTTATTTATATAGGTCAGATTTactttctgaaaatgaaatgatggggaaaagaaaagctttaaattGGCTTTCCTAAAACAAATCATTAATCACCTGGGGGAACTTTCAATGAACAGAGatacaaaacaaacaactgCTACATAGCAATTCATAAACAATCTCTGCTGCAACTCCACACAAATACCGAAACCACATATAGCCCTTTAAAAGAGAAGGCATTAAAGAAGCTTTTTGTACTTCAGGACTGACTACCAACATACTGCAAGGTatacagctctgctgtgctgatACTAAGAATTAAACAATTAAACTGCATTACTTTTGACTTTTGGGAAGGATGATAATGTTAATGTTGCTGTCACGTGGTAGCTTTcaccagaaaaaggaaaaaggcatgCTGGCAGGCTCTGTGAGCTGCAACACCACTGACCTTCCAGATGTGACTGGCTGCTTTGTCTGTCCAGTCAGCCACCTCCAGAGAATGGCTCTGCTGCCCGATCAAAGGTCCGAAACAAGTCCTCACAGGAATGGTTTCTCGTGTCCACACACCTATCACCAGAAGACCAAAATCTGAAGAAATCAATTATTTAAACAACTAATCATGCATAATAAAGAAGTGGGAGGCTTATGAGATAATGCTCCAGAGGTAATATCTATGCATAAGATCATCAAAGCTTCTACTTCACGTGTGAAACACACCTATGGCAGAGACAagaaccaccaccaccacatgACACTAATGGGAGCCGCTTTGGTGTcattacaaatatttatttggtCAAAGCAAGTAATTTACTTTTCAGTAAGCTATAAAACTAACATCCTAGCCACTTGTACCAATTAAAGTTCTCATGGCACTTTctgcagaagcagaaaatacTAGTCTCAGTAACTACATTTTGCCTACCTAATCCCCAGGAATTTCCAGAATTGTTGCTGGGCATTGTTAAGCAGCTTCTGCATTTCTCCCCAGAGGCAGCTGTATTTCTGTCATGGGCAGAGGGATTCCTGCAtgtatattatttattattaaacatttatatatatttatatatatgtataggTCTACATGAATACACTGAATAGCTCTTAGGAATAAACTGGAAACTAGTGCAGCTTGAAAAGAACAGATGTCATCTACTCTCAACAAGCAGCATCACTAAGCAAGCCAATAATCACATTCTTCTCTAGCCTTCAGATCCTTAGGGTACTGCACTGTACTCTTCGAATTCCAGGTGACAGTGACGTGAAATACAGTAACAAGGTCCACATCCAGTGACAAGGTCACAGTCTACATGCCAAATGTAAATGaagtgggggggaaaaaacagaggCACTCGTGATCAATACTCCAATGAAAGCACCCAGAAAGTAGCAAACCAAGCTCATGAACAAGCAGACAGAATTCTCCTCTATGACTTCTAATTGTCAGCTTCCCCCAAACTGTAATTGCGGCATTGTTTTCTTATCaaagctgtgcctgggctgTTTAACACggtaaaaaaaaacaccatacCTTGGTTGACCTTAAGAAGTGCCGCTCTCTGTGGCAGCAGCCCTACAGTATAGCTGCAGTCTAAGCAGTAACCAGACCACAAGGAGCTCGAGGATAATGTAAGTCAGGGTGATTACAGAAGAGGGAAGCATCTCTCTCTTGTGGTGTTTCTTTCCCACATTAATCTCCCTATGGTTTTGGATTTCAGCAGTGAGTGTATTTTAAATGCTGCAGGGAAGTGCACAGTAATGCGATCCTTACCCGCTTCAGCTCCCATGATAGACTGCCGGAGGAGCAGCTGCTTCGGGAGGGACAGCCTGGCTCGGCTCTCGATTGGGCTATCGGGGACAAAGGTGACGGGCCCGTGGTCCGGGCAGTCTGATGGATACGCCTTGTCACACAGCGTGCACCCTGCAGacacaggaggggacagcaggcATTAAAAACATACAACAGCTCCTATAGTGCAATCAGCTCCCTTCCAATGTGCTtcagctcagcccctgccaAAGGCTGCTTCTGTCACGTTCAACTTGTCCTTCTTACTCAGAAGAATATGGACCAGTCAGGTGGGCACTGACACACATGTCAGTTTCTATCCAATTCAGATAAAATGTGAGGATCTCTGCCTACTTTCCTGATGGTAAATTGATGACCTAGACTCCAGATTATCCCTACAGGGAAATCTAGCAATGGGAGAGAGCCCACTCTTCATCAAAGCTACTGCAAAATGAATGAGAGCCTCCCCATGCTGGTGGTAATGCTGGTGGTGGAAGAGCCAATTTCACTCTGATCACAAGTGAAATGAACTTTAGGGGCAGAAAAATCTaagacaaacaaaaccaaacacctTCTAACTGGTTATATTTTTGGAATTAACCATCAGCACTTCTTGCATGTAGAACCTCAAGGATATCCATGCAAATGGACCAGTAAGGTCATCCTTCTAAAATTTTCCGAACATGAACCACAAATCCCCTTGCCTCCATTTAAATTCAGTCAATGTGTAAATCACAGCAGCAAAAACCTGACCTCACTGCTGCTTTTGAAGGTCTCACTGCAGTAAACTCATGCAGTGTGAGTATGCCACTGAAtgcaacaaaaacaaaagcccAAGAAGAATCAGTTGCATCGCTTTCCCAATCTGTCATTCAGCAGAAATACTGTATTAAAAGAAACCAGTGAAAGTCTTCAGTCGAATGAATCTGAGGGAAAGTACAGCATAAAATTCTCTCTATAGCATTACAATTTCATCCAGAAAAACTACGTAATTTTAATTCTCTGTGGATGGAGCAACCAACACCTACTCAGCAACCACTCTCCTGATAAATAATTATTCTTCTGAAGAAGAAAGATGTTCAGGTAATTAATCAGGATCTCCACTAAGACCTTCTTTGGCCTCTTGATGGCCTAGCTCCAGTACAAAAGACTTATCACAGAAGTAGCCTTCAGCAGGCCCAAAGAGCAGCTCCATCCTTACATGCTTAAAGATATTTTCCAGATACTTTCTTGATACTTTCAGAATGTGACCTTATATAAAATACAGTCTGAGCAACTACACATTAACAGATAGGAAAGTACTCCAAAAATTATTAAGTAGAGCCTATGTAAGCATTATTTCCTGTACACAGGTGACATGTAGGAGTAAAGCAATAACAACAGCCAGACCTGAGTAATGAGAAACACTGTGTGGAACAGCTGCTTTTAAGCACTGCCTGGCACACACCCAGTATGGGTCTATGGACCATCTCcaaggagaggcagaggaggaaaagTTCTAGGCGTGGGACATTTCCACTTGGAGAAGTTCAACCATTCATACATTTTTAAGatgatggaaaacaaaaaatcacaCATTCCACAGAAAGTTAAATATACTTTCCATTACTGTCCATGctaaatcattaaaaaaatcagtgattATTTCTCTGATTTGGATATCCAGAACTGTCAACAAAGGTGaccaaaaaaaacacctcatgAAAGAAAGTTCTGCAAACATTCAGGACTGTAGTAAAGGTAGactttttatttcctgcttAGGAACAGTAAAAAGTTTTCTGAAAAAGGCCCTGACTCCTGCCATCTGAGTGAGGAAAAACCATTAGGGGATCTAAAACAACTCCTTGTCCTTGCTGTCACCTGTCTGGACAAAAATTCCTGTTAATTCACGTGAAGTTTAAAAACATCaacaaaaagttaaaatttaaaCCTCCCCAAGTCAAGAATCTGTTTTGCAGATCACATGCAAGCACAAGGCATGCAGCAGCCATTTTAATGTCCTACCAAAGGGGAGCATCGTCTGGAAAACAGCTTAGGACTATGCTAACTATAACAACAAAAAGCTGGCACATCAAATCTCACTTGTAAGAGAGTAAGAAAAGTGATTTCACCACAAGCACGTTGGCTATCACAGTATTTGGATCATTATTTGTTCAACATGCAACAGATGCTTGTAGGAACCTCTGAGTGCATCGACTGTAAAACTCTTCCTCCTCTAGGAGTTGTAAATGCATCATAGTTCTATGCCCACCTGATTTGAAGTTGTATCTTATCCCACAGAATGAAATCTTAACCAATTAATCCAAATGTCTGACTGACTAGACAATTTACACTGAACTGCACCTCTTCTCTTGCTAACCAAGGCACTGTATCTTTCAATTTCTTAATATATGTTTCGCAGGCAGAGCAAGCCATTAGGTTCTGGCAGTTGTAAGGCCAGACTGGATGAAAAGCAGCACTCAGCAATGCTACCacagataataaaaattaatataaaagcTGGCCTTATGTTTCAGTGGCAGGAAGCCAGACATCCTGCAGATGAAAGTGCAAATCTCTCTCCCAGCAAATGAGAACTTCTCAGTTCTCAAAAACCACTCCTTGAACGATAACAGGAACAGCAATACAATACCCAGTGCTCCTCTCTTCCTATGAGATCCACTAACCTCTGGACTAAAGTTCTTTGATGAGGATAATTAGAAATATTATGAAgttccttccctctctgctcttttttcctatttagaACAACACTTTCATGATTATTGTTCATGGTTTAATATAAATTTTGCAAAATCACATAATGTCACACTCAACAATTACACCAATTTGATGAAAAGTATGGCTTGTGGTGGTGTTTGTTGTGTATTTTCAATGGAGCAAGAAGAGTCACTTGTGATGTGACTTTATAGAAACAGAAGTCTCATTGGAAAGGATATCAAGCATATCCACCAAATCAAGAGCTTCACCAAGACTCAGCTTCCAACCTCATGGCAACATGGGAAATGATACAAAGAGAATTATGCTAAAACATCCTACTACATCTCCTACTACTTCCAACTACTATTGTTTCAGAACAGTTAATATGACACTGCAAATGTTTCAAATTTTGGACTTGTTAAATAACTGTTTTTTTCACCATAAATCTGTAAGACTAGCAACCAGAGTCCAGCCACACCAGAAAACAGCTACATGACAAACCCTACCCCAAAAAAGCAAGAAATGTCCACTCACATATGGTAAACAAGGTTGCCATGTTCTCCTTGTTGGAATTGGAGTCTTCCATTTGCAGAGATGATGGTACAAAGGCAAGATTGTCTGCAGACACATCAACATGACTTGGCCCCATGGCTACTTCCTGACTTATGGAAGACACTGCCACAGGCTCCAGGCTGAGGCCCACTTCATGCAAGGCTACTGAGTCCAGGGAAGCGAGGTTGTGTGAGGTAGGGAGCGCCACACTCACGGAGTTGGTGCTCATGGCCACAGTATGAATGGGGTCATTTAGTGTGCTGTCCGATATCCCTGTCACTCGCCCGGCAATGTGGTCCGGCTCCATGACAACAGGGAGTTCCAAAGTGCTACCGTGAATGGGAATGACACCACCGTGTCCCACAGCGTCCGATGTCAAGTTACTCCCCACTGTGTCTACGGCTAAAGGTTCATGGCTCCGGGAGCCATTTGGGATCTGTGTGTGATCCCTGGCTACATCATCCATTGTAAGCTCCTCTGTCATCCCATCTGTAGAGATGGGGCTGGTTACCCTGGAAACGCTCTCCATGGTGATTGTAGTATCCAGTGCTACCTCGTGGCTCTCACTAGGATGCAGATTTTGAGGACCATGTGTGTTCACTGTGCGGGAGTCCATGGACACAATCCCTGGTTCCAGCCCCACGGTCCCACTGGGCTGGTAGGGATCCAGGGCTGAGGGGTTGTTGGAGACTGACAATGCTGGATTGCTGTCAACATTTATAGTGTTGGGATGGATGTACTGAGGTGGTGGTCTGTCAGCCAAGTAAGATAAGATACCTGAtaggaaaagagggagaaaaagaagggagTGAGATTGCCTCAGTTTTCAAATCTTGAATAAAAATCAGTCAAAACACAGGACACTGAGACCCAGATCCCTGAAGACATTTCTCTACATTACTTCCAATTAAAATGCACTAATTCGAAAACATGGCTCACAAACATATGCCAGCCTAACACTCTTGTCAAAGTACCACTTGACAACTAATTCAGAGTTTCCACCCAACAAACTAAGTCTCTAGTTATTTCTCGAACTCTAAACAGCCAAGTTAATGGCAGAATTCCACCTAGGCTGCTCAGTACAAAGATCAAATGAGAAAGAGGTTCTTCACATTTTAGGCTTAATTTTTCATTCCCAAAAAATAGCTCACAAAAGATGAAGGACTGCTAGTGGAATCTGTAATTTGGTTCATCTTTGCTAGAAGCAGAAACAATTCTCCAGGACACAATTTTTGCTTAGGTATTCAAGTTTTAACAATGACTACTTCCTTCCCCTAAGACTAAGTGGCATAACTGTCCATCTCAGAGGTCATCAACTGAAATTCTGAAGGACAAAGACAAGCTCTCCCACAGATTTCATGAGTCATCTGCTCTCTTTCCTTACATGAAAGCATGTTGTTTCTCCTAAAACAATAGTTTGGTTGAATTTAAATCAGAAACCCTACCATCTTTTATTGGTAGTTCTGGGAAGCTTCTCCACATCAAACAACCTTGAAACTTCAGATATGAAGAAGCACTAAACCGTGTTTACATActaagaacaaacaaacaaaaatctttgGAAGAAATACAACAACGCATTCAAATAAACATTATTTCCAGCAGAGACAGAGGCAGATTTTGCATATTCTGCAAGATCTGATTCAGCACATCTTTTTAGCCTTCAACCCTATGAGCCACTTGTTCCACAAGAGTTTTCCATTCAAATATGTTTGTTATTACAAGGATGCAAGCACAGATGCTCTTTCTGCAGCACAACAAGCCAAGAAATTAACAGTTTAATTTAATCAGCTGCATCAAATATTTCTGTATGCAATGCTGCCTTGTGGCATGAACACAGAGGATCCTTGATAGCAGCAAGATGACTGACAAAAGAACCGTATAAAACATCACACGAAGATTATTCCAGCTCAGAAGAATGGCAAATACCTTTGTTCCTAGTGCACAGTCTCCTTGTCTACTCTTTGGCCACTGAACAAGCAGGCATGCAGTGCAGTAGGAAAGGTTACTCCTAAGCAGCTGGAAATTTCAGCCATCAGTCAACAGGTAGCTACTCAAGACCTGGGCTGCTACAGTTCATTCCAAACC
This portion of the Anomalospiza imberbis isolate Cuckoo-Finch-1a 21T00152 chromosome 5, ASM3175350v1, whole genome shotgun sequence genome encodes:
- the PRDM4 gene encoding PR domain zinc finger protein 4; the encoded protein is MHPRMNEMNLSPVGMDQLTSSVSNALPVSGSHLGLAASPTHNAIPAPGLPVAIPNLGPSLSSLPSALSLMLPMGIGDRGVMCGIPERNYTLPPPPYPHLESSYFRHILPGILSYLADRPPPQYIHPNTINVDSNPALSVSNNPSALDPYQPSGTVGLEPGIVSMDSRTVNTHGPQNLHPSESHEVALDTTITMESVSRVTSPISTDGMTEELTMDDVARDHTQIPNGSRSHEPLAVDTVGSNLTSDAVGHGGVIPIHGSTLELPVVMEPDHIAGRVTGISDSTLNDPIHTVAMSTNSVSVALPTSHNLASLDSVALHEVGLSLEPVAVSSISQEVAMGPSHVDVSADNLAFVPSSLQMEDSNSNKENMATLFTIWCTLCDKAYPSDCPDHGPVTFVPDSPIESRARLSLPKQLLLRQSIMGAEAGVWTRETIPVRTCFGPLIGQQSHSLEVADWTDKAASHIWKIYHNGVLEFCIITTDENECNWMMFVRKARNREEQNLVAYPHDGKIYFCTSRDIPPEHELLFYYSRDYARQLGVPEHPDVHICHCGKECASYADFKAHLSSHIHNHLPSQGHSSNHGPGHGKERKWKCSMCPQAFISPSKLHVHFMGHMGMKPHKCDFCSKAFSDPSNLRTHLKIHTGQKNYRCTLCDKSFTQKAHLESHMVIHTGEKNLKCDYCEKLFMRRQDLKQHVLTHTQERQIKCPKCDKLFLRTNHLKKHLNSHEGKRDYVCEKCSKAYLTKYHLTRHLKICKGPTSSLSAPEEEEEDDSEEELIDSMRTEDCRINNGVYSTGDVLSGHK